TCCACGTCTCTTGTCGATTCATTTGTGGCATCTGGGGACGAACGACATCCCAGGATCGGTGGCCTCGCTTGCAATTCGCACGGCTTCCCGAGCATCTGGTATGGCGAGACCGATCGAGTTCTATCAACTTTTTATGTTGCATGAAGTTGACATGGGTGTAAATTTTGCATTTTGTGGATTAGAGTTTGCAggatttttcattcttttttccttctctaaGATAAAAATGTCATGGGATTGGAATTGCTTCTTATTTTTTCTATAGGAAGAAGCCGAAGAACATGCAATTTCTCTGTTTTATGTTTTCCTTAATTCGATACCCAAATATTCCCCTTATATATAACGAGTTCTAATGTTTGTTATTGATGGTCTGAAGACATTTCATCAAGTCAATTCTCCAGattttgtttgcttttcttttctgtTCGTTTGGtgttctctctttttttgtttgcTGTGTTTTCTCGAACCAGTCATATATAGCTAATTGatgtgtatttatttatatatatatgtacttacGGCATTGTCATTTGATCAGCTAGCCAGAGATTCCAGTAGAGTTGCATTGGGGAGGAAAATAATCCTCCATCCCCAACTTGGGATTGGAGATGGAGCAATTCCGGCAGATTGGTGAAGTTCTGGGAAGCATCGAGGCCCTGATGATGTTCCGAGACGAGATACGAGTCAACCGGCACCAGTGTTGCTTGCTGGTGGACGCTTTCGATCTCGCCTTCGTGAGCGTGGCAGAGGAGATGAGAAACCATCTGAGGTTCGACGAGAAGCTCATCAAGTGGAAAGCCCTTGAGCACCCTCTCAGGGAGCTCCACCGGATCTTCCGAGAAGGGGAGCAGTatctcaagcagtgcttggagccCAGTGATTGGTGGGGAAAAGCCATAGCCCTCACTCACAACACTGACTGCGTCGAGTTCCACCTTCACGACTTGTTATGGTGTGTCCCCATCGTGATGGAGGCGATCGAGAATGTCGGGGAGATCACGGGAACCGACCAAGAAGACATTGGTAGGAAGAAGCTCGTTTTCTCGAAGAAGTACGAGAAGGAGTGGATGGAGCCTAAGCTCTTTCAGCTCAAGTTTGGTAAATCCTACTTGGCTTCTCAGGAACTACGGAACAAAATGGAAACAGCATGGAAGGAAGATCGATGGGTTCTCTCGGAAACGATAGCCGAGAAGAGAAGCCCAGGATCCAAGCCCCTGTCTAAGCAAGAGAACCGGCTTGCCGAGCTCCTGGTGTGCCCCAAAGGGAAGCTCTTCCCATGCTCAGCTCTTGTAGGATCGAATGACTACCAAGTCAGAAGAAGATTTGGGTCCGGAAACAACTACAAGGAAGTGCAATGGATGGGGGAGAGCTTTGCCGTGAAGCATGTCATCGGAGAGATTGAGCCACTGATGTCTGTGATTTCTCTCCTATCATCCGTCTCACACACAAACGTAGCGTATTACGTGTACTCGTTCGTCGATGAAGAGAAGAAGGAGTGCTTTCTGCTGATGGAGCTAATGACCAAGGATCTGTCCAGCTACATCAAAGAAATTTCCTCCACCAGAAGAAAGGTGTTATTCCCTTTGCTGGTGGCAGTAGACATAATGCTTCAGATTGCAAGAGGAATGGAGTATCTCCATTCCAAGAACATATACCATGGCGACTTGAACCCTTCGAACATATTGGTTAAGACGAGGAATTCTTCACCAGATGGATACTTGCATGTGAAAGTTACTGGATGTGGGCTTTCACCAATGAAGAACTCCAAGCCTTGGGCAAACCAGGCAGCTGCCACAAACCCATGTATCTGGTATGCTCCAGAAGTCCTCCTAGAGCAGGAGCGGTCAGGGGAGAGCAGTGGTGGCTCAAAGTGCACGGAGAAGGCAGATGTCTACAGCTTTGCAATGATATGCTTCGAGCTGCTGACAGGGAAAATTCCCTTTGAAGACGACCATCTTCAAGGAGATAAGATGAGCAAGAACATAAGAGCGGGTGTGAGGCCTTTGTTCGCATGTCAATCCCCCAAGTATCTGACCACCCTAACAAAAAGATGTTGGCAGACCGATCCGTCCCAGCGGCCCAGCTTCTCTTCCATTTGTAGAGTGCTCAGGTACATCAAGCGATTCTTGGTTATGAACCCAGATCATAGCCAACCTGATGCACCAATGCCACCGGCGGATTACTATGACCTTGAAATTAGTCTGTGCAAGAGGTTCACAAACTGGGGAAGGAAAGATGTTCCCCGGGTCTCAGAAATCCCCTTTCAAATGTACGCTTATCGAGTTGCAGAAAGGGAGAAGACTAGCACCAACATCAAGGACAAGTGTTCGGATTCAGGGAGTGAAGGAGCCTCGGTTTGCAGCGATGAAAACGCATTCATTATAACTCTCCCAGATGATGTGGTTTCTACCTCTGTGGGTTCTGTGAAGTCATTCTCTCCCACGATTTCTGATACTAACAACAAGACCTCCTCCACGGTGAAGGCTAGTGGGAAGAGCAATAAGCAATTAGGTAACTTGTGGTTTCATGCAGTGCTCGTTTGGATTTCAATTTGGCTCTCAAATTTCTTGGTATCCTTGATGTTGTTTCAAGCAATAATCTAATTCCTATTCTCCAATCGTCTCTACAGGGAAGCTTCAAAAATCAAGAACCATTATACCAACACACCTGACCGGACGCACTGCAAGAACCAACGCTGAAAACCGGCTGCAGCTGCAACCAGTTATGATGAGCCCAAGAAGACGGAAGGCATCGGGGCATGCCTCAGATTCAGAACTAACATATATCTGAAGACCCTCATCCTGTCATGATCAAGAGACCCCTTCCCCACAGAGACCCAACACGAGGTAGTTGAGACCCTCATACTGTCATGATCGAAGATCGACCTTCTTCCATACAGTTTCTCTTGTTTCACATTCATTGTTGTATTGTTGAGTCGGAAATGATTGTAGCGGCTTTTCTGTAAACATATTctcttgttttttcttttctttttattaatttccCGGGTTTCTTTCTTCCACAATGTACCTACACAAAATGAAATGTCACGTGAGTGGGTTCCTTGCTTAAATGTCACATGAGTCGGTCCCTTCCCGCCCCCTCTCTCGCTCTCCCGCTCTCCGCTCCCCGCTCCAAAGTTTTCGCCTCTTAAACCCGCTTCAGGtcatttcctcctcttcctcttcttcctttggaTTGTTTCTCTCGTTTAACGTTGTGATGAACTCTATTTGTTTGATGCGGATCGGAGGTCGTGTGATTTACTTCATCGTCTCCACCAAATCTCGGGAGCATTCGGGTCGAGAAGAAAGATTCCAGTTCCAGGTGTGCTCCCGCTTCTTAATTCTTCTTCTTGTCCCTTTTCCGATCGGAAAACGCTGATTGATTGATGAATCTGTTTGTCCCGTTTCTTTTGTGTTTGTGATCTGAAATCTCAGTTTCgggttttttattttatattttccgATCTtagatcgggtttctttgtgcgtcgTCCGTAGGGTGCCAGTTGGAATGCTGTCATTCGAAATCTTGGTTATGGGGTTCTTGTGTGTGATCGGATTGGGGTTTCGTTGATCTGAGTTCGGTCGTAGAGTTTATTTATTTTACTCTCTCTTCTTCCGTCGATTACTTGATTTCTTGTTGCGGATGCGAAGAATATTTATTATAGAGTTTTGCTTGTTTCCTGGAAGTATTTCCGCGAGGCAGATTTGTTTGCGGTCGGTAGCAATCATGTGTGACTCTCTTGAACATTCGATTGGGCCGCCAAGTTTAGGCTCATTCTCTTTAACATTGGATCTGTTCTTAGACCGGAGGAATTCGGTATCTAGAAGTATTACCCTTTGTTTTGATCCAACTTCTCAGATCAATTATGCAAATTTCTCACTGCTGTCTGCTCAGAAGACAAACGATCTTCTGATGTTGCTGGCAATGCAGATTATATTTGAAGTCTCTGCAGTCAATGTTCCAGTATCGATTTTGTCAAATGCAGGGCCTTTTATTTAAGGCCCTGCATTTGTGCTCCTCGTCGATTATGGTTGTTCTTGGCAGCCCCTTTTTATCCTTTGTACATCACACGGCCCCCATTGGATGAAGCTTGGAGTTGTATAGTTTACCATCAATTCGACGACATTGGACTATAGGCCCAAAGTAATTAGGAGTTTGCATCGTTTGGTCAATATTCTTGGAGGCTTTTGTCAGAGGCTGGCTTTTAGTTCAACATGCATGTGATCTCAGAATTACAGTCAAATTTTGCAGTTAGTTCAACATGCATCTTTGACCACGTAGAGGAATTATTGACACTAATTAGGTTCCTTCAATGTGGTTTTCGCCGTGAAGGAGCCGAAGGTGAAGCCAGTCCTCTTGTTAATCAGAATAATAGTTGACCATAAATCATActgaattaaataaatataatattaattaaaaatatataatcaataaattatcatctgTCATGCAAACATCGGAGAAAAAAAAGGTTCAAATGACTTGACACCCATTTGTTCACATGGATAGGAGTCTAAGAGGTAGTTCGGATTGATTACCAACTGCCTCATTGTGAAATATTCACAAGAATATTTTCGAGAGTTCAGTGACCAGTTCGGGTTAGTTATAAATTATCTCTCATATGAAATATTTACAGAAATATTTTTAGAGTAGCTTGAGTTGATTATAAATCATCTCTTTTCTATAaattttttatgaaatattatatcaTTTCAAGGTCAGGTATAAAAATATACCTTTAACTTCAAGTAGGGGAAGGAAAATAGAAAACTTATACCTAGAGAAGCTGACCTTAGGAGTAACTTACCTTAGgactaacttaagcatcagagAGATTGGTTCAAAAAGTCTCTCTCGACTTTGGTTTTATGTAGGTGCCGAGTCGAGAGAAGGTGCTTTTCATCTTGGATAACTACGACATATGGATAAGAATCACGTCATATTGATAAGGATATCAATGATATTTTTCCGTAACAACAAAGTATGGAAACAGATCTTATGACTATTAAGAACATGTGATATCATCAGTAACGTGCGTGGAACTGGCCCGGCCGATGTACGTTTCGAGTGTCGCTGTAAGCACTCAATGCCGATGTCTTCAGCTATAGCCATGACAAATTAGTAATCCTCCTCTTCTCTGAGGATGCATGATGATAACATCTTTCTGAGAAGTGTTTTAGCTTCTCTGCAACAAATAGGATCCACTGATTACAGGGCGGGCACAATGAAATATGTCTCCATCTTTCTCCTGCAACTCAATCTTGCAAAGAGAAATCAGCCCCGTCAAGCTAAGTTGTGTTCATTCCCGGTGTCAACTAAACAAGACAACTTGCTAGCTACCCTCTTTTACTTGTGGAACCCTAATCCGACATAAATGGACTGGATATACATAAATAACTTCTAGAAATATCTGACTGACGATTAATCCTATGGATAGCAAACACGGAGAATTTTTTTCGATCCGTTAATCGAATATGGTTTATAAAGTAGGGATTTGAGCTCGTCTTCATCCAACTTTTATATCGATCTTTTCTCAGTCTGTACCCATTCAAAATGCGATTAGCTAATATCCTAATTCAGCATAAACTTGATCCGCTAGCATAAGTTGCTTTAGATATCATCAGTAGCTAGAATGGGTCAGATGTGGTTAGGCTCCAATAACTAGCCGGTATAGTTAAGTTGACAAACGATCATCGGCCAAAATTTGAAGTTAACCAGGAAACGTGAGCCCACCTATGAACTCACTAAAAATCATTGACGTGGCCTACCAAACCTTGTGGTTTTTCTAATTTTCAGGTCTTGGAGTACGGCACGTCTAATTGTGACCTCGTCCATGACGGCAAGACCTGCACCCTCGTCAAATGATGCATAAGGAGGGGTAATAGGTAGCGTCTATAAAGTAGCCAATCTTTTAAAGCCGTAGATGGTCAGCGTTGTCATCTTGTTGATTGATCTGGAGTAtctatctacgtattttccccgtTAATTCTCATGATGAAAGTTCTACGGCTATCGGTTTCCGTCTCTCTCCCTATGGCTTATAAGCGAAACTTTCAGTCCTTGGAAACAGAAGGTCTAAAGGCGTCCGTCGATTAGAGCAATCCAGAACTGCAAGTAAACCGGACGTTCGCTTGAGCATTCAATAGATACCACGTTACTAGATCCCAGAGTTCTCATCTACGATCTAGAACATGACTTTGCAAATTGGTGGAGGGACTCCCGTTTGCGTGTCCAATTTGATAACATCTGATGCTGTCCTGCTGCGATCTTCAACAATCTCTCGTAAATTTCTACATAAGGTCTGCACGAAGGGAGCTCAGATCTTCCCTGAGATTTATAGAGAAGAGCATCGCTTCCAGCCACTCATCCGTAGAAACAACTGGCGAGGGATCCACTGCGTTCTAGATAAACTCTATCATATTGAGAGAacgtttattatatatattttttctgctCAATTATCAATTAAATGACTTGGTCAATATAATTGTTTGTATATGAAAATTGTCTCTAGGACTAATATTCCTTGTTACAATTTAATTATCGTCAATTTGTCTAAGAGCTTTAGGTGATATATGAGACACAATTTATTATCTGTGCTTCTACAATAAGTTGTATATGCGACCGGTAATTTTGGTCAAACCCATGAAGCAGCTAAAGATGTCAGCTATCCCTCCAACCACTCCACCTTGGAACATTCAACTATTACGGGCCGGGCTATAGGAGATACTGGATGTCAATGTTTAACTTTTGAATTGGTACAGCATTATTAACCTGGGATCAGGTAAAAGTAACTTATCATAATGAACCTTTTTGTCTTGCCAACCTTGTGGAGATCTTAATCCATAGATTCGCTTGGTCACCATTCATGAATCCATGACCGGCGTGTCTTTGACTATTCTCTTGGGTCTAAGCAGGCATCCAACATATCTTTGACGGCTTCTATATACCCGAGTCGGTTGCCTCCATAAATCTATCAACGTAGTTTTTATCAAGGAAGAGTTCGAATTCCATGTCAGGACAAGGTACCAGGGTGAAGATAATCGAGACCAAGTTCGTCGAGACGGATGCGACTCACTTCAAATCTGTTGTGCAGAGCCTAACCGGGAAAGACGCAAGGCCACCGTTCATGGCGTCGGAGAGCTCAAGCGGGTCTAGGCGCAACATTCAGATGATTGAACGGCCTACTGTGGCCGGTGTATCAGCCGGACGGTCATGGCCTAACGATCCCCGGGAAGAGGGTAAGGGGGTGCTAAACCTGGAGGAGGTGTTTAGGTATTCGCAAGAGTAGATTGCATAGACATGTTGATTTATTTTATGTCATGACATCGTTTCTCGAGGCTCCAATTCCAATGGTGGAGTTAGAGATTAGAATTGATCTCAGTATATTAAATTGTTAAACCGTGACAAGAATCTGACCTGTAGCTTCCCGAGTGCAGAAACGACTAGGAATTGAATTTATCTCTGTTCAATTTTGTTCTCTTGATAAACCATTTCAGGGGTTTATGTGGGAGAAGTTGGTGTTCGAACTTGGGCTGATGCATAGGCATCATCTCACGTTGAGATTATATAAACATTAATAAGTTGCTCTACTGTTGAACTGAGCGTCACCACCGTTATTTCGCTTCGCTGTTTCTAAGTGAACACCGTTAAgaccttttctttctctttttgggAGTGAATTTGCATGTCCATTCATTCAATCAGTTGATCACGAAAGCTGCCTCTTAAATGATGAACCCATTATTGTGGGAGCAGGTAGGCAATTTATATCTTGAGATTTGTGGTTACTTGGTGGGGTTGTACAAATAGGTGAAATTTATGTTGGATGATGTATTAAACTTTGGGCGAGTTATacccaaaaaaagaaagaaaaaaaaaaaacccatgtTTCTGGATTTTTACCTGTCAGTTCGCCTTGTTGGAGAATTTACTTGAAGTGTCTCTTATTAAAGTTCTAATCTTGAAGTCCCTTATGATCGAGTTTAAGGGACGTTACAAAACCCCTCCAATATCTTCGTCAGTGCCATCATCCCCACCTGTAACTTCTATTTTTTTCCTTTGCTGATTTTTTCCTTGGAGATTATTCCTTCAATGTTAGAAAGACCAAAGCTCTCTCCAGCAAGCGCTGTGTTCACCTTGATCCCTTTACTTTTAGCCTTCTTCG
The DNA window shown above is from Musa acuminata AAA Group cultivar baxijiao chromosome BXJ2-4, Cavendish_Baxijiao_AAA, whole genome shotgun sequence and carries:
- the LOC103981627 gene encoding uncharacterized protein LOC103981627 — encoded protein: MEQFRQIGEVLGSIEALMMFRDEIRVNRHQCCLLVDAFDLAFVSVAEEMRNHLRFDEKLIKWKALEHPLRELHRIFREGEQYLKQCLEPSDWWGKAIALTHNTDCVEFHLHDLLWCVPIVMEAIENVGEITGTDQEDIGRKKLVFSKKYEKEWMEPKLFQLKFGKSYLASQELRNKMETAWKEDRWVLSETIAEKRSPGSKPLSKQENRLAELLVCPKGKLFPCSALVGSNDYQVRRRFGSGNNYKEVQWMGESFAVKHVIGEIEPLMSVISLLSSVSHTNVAYYVYSFVDEEKKECFLLMELMTKDLSSYIKEISSTRRKVLFPLLVAVDIMLQIARGMEYLHSKNIYHGDLNPSNILVKTRNSSPDGYLHVKVTGCGLSPMKNSKPWANQAAATNPCIWYAPEVLLEQERSGESSGGSKCTEKADVYSFAMICFELLTGKIPFEDDHLQGDKMSKNIRAGVRPLFACQSPKYLTTLTKRCWQTDPSQRPSFSSICRVLRYIKRFLVMNPDHSQPDAPMPPADYYDLEISLCKRFTNWGRKDVPRVSEIPFQMYAYRVAEREKTSTNIKDKCSDSGSEGASVCSDENAFIITLPDDVVSTSVGSVKSFSPTISDTNNKTSSTVKASGKSNKQLGKLQKSRTIIPTHLTGRTARTNAENRLQLQPVMMSPRRRKASGHASDSELTYI